The stretch of DNA TAAAACGCAGATCAATGCCGCGACCAGTCATTTCTTTCGTGCTTTCCAGGAAGAAGCTTCTTCTGACTTGTCTTTGCCTGCAAAAGAAGATTCTAAGCCTTCAGAGGAACCCTTATCATTGTTTGTGCCATCATCAGCGACTTAATAGCGGAGAGTGTATGTGTCTTGACATTCTGTATTCATCAACTTAGCATGCAAGAATTTTAGCCTGGAAACACGATGGAAATTGAGCATTTACGCGAATTGGTAAAGGACGATTTAGAGGCTGTTAATGCTTTAATCCTCGAAACGATGAAATCTCCCTCGCGGCTGATCAACGAAATAGCTGATCATGTAATTCACAGTGGCGGCAAGCGTTTGCGTCCATTGCTGGTGTTGCTGGCCAGCCGTGCCTGCCTTTATCAGGGCAAAGATCATGTGATGCTTGCCACGATGGTCGAATTCTTTCATACCGCTACTTTGCTGCACGATGATGTGGTCGATGAGTCCACTTTACGCCGCGGCCGCGAAACTGCTAATCAAATCTGGGGCAATAAAGCCAGTGTACTTGTAGGTGATTATCTGTTCACCAAATACCTGCAGCTGATGGTCGAAGTAGGGGATATTGAGATAATACAATTGCTGATTGGCATTGCTCCTCAAATGGGCTGTGGTGAAATCCAGCAGTTTGACAATCTTGGAAATACCGAGATGTCAGTCGGTGATTATTTTGATCATATTCGGGCAAAAACATCGCTGCTGTTTGCGGCCTCCTCCACAATGGGGGCTATGATCAGTAAAGCCGGCGAGGGTATAAAAAAGGCTATGTATGCTTATGGATTGCATTTGGGTAATGCATTTCAGTTGATTGATGATGCACTCGATTATTGTTCCGACGCCAAAACCCTGGGTAAAAATATTGGCGATGACTTGGCAAGCGGCAAGGCGACCTTGCCTTTGCTCCACGCCTTGAAATATTGTGATTCAAAACAGCAGCTCATTATCAGGAGCAGCCTTGAAGAAGGTTCACGCCATCATCTGCCAGAAATTCTCGAAACCTTAAAAGAAACCCAGTCCATAGAATATACTCGAAGCCTTGCTGCTAAAGAAATGGATCAGGCGATAACCGCATTGCAGATTCTGCCCGACTCAGTTTATAAAACCGGGCTAATGGATTTGGCGCAATATGTGATACACCGCAATTATTAAGGCTAACTAATGAAAGCGCTTGATCAACTCTTAACCCCATATTGGGGCTCGGAAAAATGGATCCTCGAAGGCTGGAACAAGATCACCGAGGAAGAAAGGGAAAGTATTGAAGCCAGAGTAGAGTCTCTTTTTAAAAATGGCCTGCCCTTTGAGTTAAAGCACGACAAGATCCTGTATCTCTACATTTTTTCTTTAATGGCGCAGCTCGAAGTGCTGGGAATTCAACTGCCAATGCGTTTTGAAGATAAAATGTATAATCCGGAATTCAAAAAACGCATGCGGGCCCAGCTGGTTGACGAAATTTTTCATACCATTGTGTTTACGCGCATCGTGTTTATGCTTGCCGCTCCCTATGGTTCACCGCCTGCCTATAATGAAGAGCTTGAGAAAGTCTGTGAGTTTATTCGCTCACTGGATTGCCTCAAAGTTGGAATGGTCGTAATGAACCTGATTTGCGAGGGAATGGTAGAA from Legionella quinlivanii encodes:
- a CDS encoding polyprenyl synthetase family protein, coding for MEIEHLRELVKDDLEAVNALILETMKSPSRLINEIADHVIHSGGKRLRPLLVLLASRACLYQGKDHVMLATMVEFFHTATLLHDDVVDESTLRRGRETANQIWGNKASVLVGDYLFTKYLQLMVEVGDIEIIQLLIGIAPQMGCGEIQQFDNLGNTEMSVGDYFDHIRAKTSLLFAASSTMGAMISKAGEGIKKAMYAYGLHLGNAFQLIDDALDYCSDAKTLGKNIGDDLASGKATLPLLHALKYCDSKQQLIIRSSLEEGSRHHLPEILETLKETQSIEYTRSLAAKEMDQAITALQILPDSVYKTGLMDLAQYVIHRNY